DNA from Oncorhynchus gorbuscha isolate QuinsamMale2020 ecotype Even-year unplaced genomic scaffold, OgorEven_v1.0 Un_scaffold_2311, whole genome shotgun sequence:
tcagtatagtttacctgacagtaacacctcagtatagtttacctgacagtaacacctcagtatagttaaccTGATAGTACcacctcagtatagtttacctgacagtaacacctcagtatagttaacctgacagtaacacctcagtatagtttacctgatagtaacacctcagtatagtttacctgaTAGTACcacctcagtatagtttacctgacagtaacacctcagtatagttaacctgacagtaacacctcagtaacacctcagtatagttaacctgacagtaacacctcagtaacacctcagtatagtttacctgacagtaacacctcagtatagtttacctgacagtaacacctcagtatagttaaccTGATAGTACcacctcagtatagtttacctgacagtaacacctcagtatagtttacctgacagtaacacctcagtaacacctcagtatagttaacctgatagtaacacctcagtatagttaacctgacagtaacacctcagtatagtttacctgataataacacctcagtatagtttacctgacagtaacacctcagtatagtttacctgacagtaacacctcagtatagtttacctgacagtaacacctcagtatagtttacctgacagtaacacctcagtaacacctcagtatagttaacctgacagtaacacctcagtatagttaacctgacagtaacacctcagtatagtttacctgacagtaacacctcagtatagtttacctgacagtaacacctcagtatagtttacctgacagtaacacctcagtaacacctcagtatagtttacctgatagtaacacctcagtatagttaacctgacagtaacacctctTCCAGTGTCAGTGAGCTCTGTTGTCAGGGAGATATGTTGTCAGGGAGATATGttgccagggagatatgttgtCAGGGAGATATGTTGTCAGGGAGTTATGTTGTCAGGGAGTTATGGTGTCAGGGAGTTATGTTGTCAGGGAGTTATGTTGTCAGGGAGTTATGTTGTCAGGGAGATATGTTGTCAGGGAGATATGTTGTCAGGGAGTTATGTTCTCAGGGAGTTATGTTGTCAGGGAGATATGGTGTCAGGGAGTTATGTTGTCAGGGAGTTATGTTGTCAGGGAGTTATGGTGTCAGGGAGTTATGTTGTCAGGGAGATATGTTGTCAGGGAGTTATGGTGTCAGGGAGTTATGTTGTCAGGGAGATATGTTGTCAGGGAGTTATGTTGTCAGGGAGATATGTTGTCAGGGAGATATGTTGTCAGGGAGATATGTTGTCAGGGAGATATGTTGTCAGGGAGTTATGTTGTCAGGGAGATATGTTGTCAGGGAGATATGGTTCTACTGTGAACACACATCAACAAGATGTCAACAGAGGACCTGTAATCCCACACTACAGTGGCTCATATCAGTGACACCTTCACACACAACCCTTGGACCAGGGCACAGAGGGTGAGTTGGGAGGACtgagggaagaagaaggagaggaagtcTCAGCATCTGTTatcagggaaggagaggagatgagaagatgaagagaggagatgaagagaggaaatGAAGAGAGGaaatgaagagaggagatgaaaggaggagatgagggaaggaGATTAGATGAAGAGGCCACTGCCTGATTTGGGTCTGATACTTGTTCTCTCTacaaccacccccccccccacccccacccccaaccctcccctctctctagtttTGCTACAGGCCCTCTGAAGGATGCTCCCAACCTgatctgtacaccacacacagcCTGGTACAGTGAACAGGCTTCTCTGGAGATGAGAGAGGCAGCTGCCACCGAGATACGAAGAGCCATCAGCGGTACGCCTGTTCCCCAGCACCTCATTGGTCAGGAACCCTGTTCCCCAGCACCTCATTGGTCAGGAACCCTGTTCCCCAGCACCTCATTGGTCAGGAACCCTGTTCCCCAGCACCTCACTAGTCAGGAACCCTGTTCCCCAGCACCTCATTGGTCAGGAACCCTGTTCCCCAGCACCTCATTGGTCAGGAACCCTGTTCCCCAGCACAGAACTAGTCAGGAACCCTGTTCCCCAGCACCTCACTAGTCAGGAACCATGTTCCCCAGCACCTCATTAGTCAGGAACCCTGTTCCCCAGCAGGGTTGTAGTACACAACTTCAAACCAGACTTCatgtcaatagtagtgcactatatagggaatagggctgtagtataaagtagtggactatatagggaatagggctgtagtataaagtagtgcactatatagggaatagggctgtagtataaagtagtggactatatagggaatagggctgtagtataaagtagtggactatatagggaatagggctgtagtataaagtagtgcactatacagggaacaggttgccatttgggatccaacccttgcctcccagataacaTCCACATTGTGAAATAACAACTTTAATGAGTGATTGTGTTGCTAGGCAACACTTCCGGTCAaccgttttagaacacctactcattccagggtttttattttatttgttactattttctacattgtagaataatagtgaaaacaataaaactatgaaataacacatgtggaatcatgtagtaaccaaacgaaagtgttaaacaaatcaaatatatattttatatttgagattcttcaagtagccaccctttgccttgatgacagctttgcacactcttggcattctctcaaccagcttcatgagctagtcacctggaatgcatttcaattaacatgtgtgccttgttataagttaatttgtggaatttatttccttcttaagttaacatctacccatcccatagttaacatctacccatcccatagttaacatctacccatcccatagttaacatctacccatctacccatcccatagttaacatctacccatcccatagttaacatctacccatcccatagttaacatctacccatcccatagttaacatctacccatcccatagttaacatctacccatcccatagttaacatctacccatcccatagttaacatctacccatcccatagttaacatctacccatcccatagttaacatctacccatcccatagttaacatctacccatcccatagttaacatctacccatcccatagctaacatctacccatcccatagttaacatctacccatctacccatcccatagttaacatctacccatcccatagttaacatctacccatctacccatcccatagttaacatctacccatcccatagttaacatctacccatctacccatctacccaccccatagttaacatctacccatcccatagttaacatctacccatcccatagttaacatctacccatcccatagttaacatctacccatcccatagttaacatctacccatctacccatcccatagttaacatctacccatctacccatcccatagttaacatctacccatctacccatctacccaccccatagttaacatctacccatcccatagttaacatctacccatcccatagttaacatctacccatcccatagttaacatctacccatcccatagttaacatctacccatcccatagttaacatctacccatcccatagttaacatctacccatcccatagttaacatctacccatctacccaccccatagttaacatctacccatcccatagttaacatctacccatctacccatctacccatcccatagttaacatctacccatcccatagttaacatctacccatctacccatcccatagttaacatctacccatcccatagttaacatctacccaccccatagttaacatctacccatcccatagttaacatctacccatctacccatcccatagttaacatctacccatcccatagttaacatctacccaccccatagttaacatctacccatcccatagttaacatctacccatctacccaccccatagttaacatctacccatcccatagctaacatctacccatctacccatcccatagttaacatctacccatctacccatcccatagttaacatctacccatctacccatcccatagttaacatctacccatcccatagttaacatctacccatctacccatcccatagttaacatctacccatcccatagttaacatctacccatcccatagttaacatctacccatctacccatcccatagttaacatctacccatcccatagttaacatctacccatcccatagttaacatctacccaccccatagttaacatctacccatagttaacatctacccatagttaacatctacccatagttaacatctacccatagttaacatctacccatagttaacatctacccatctacccatcccatagttaacatctacccatcccatagttaacatctctccatcccatagttaacatctacccatcccatagttaacatctacccatcccatagttaacatctacccatcccatagttaacatctacccatctacccatcccatggttaacatctacccaccccatagttaacatctacccatcccatagttaacatctacccatcccatagttaacatctacccatcccatagttaacatctacccatcccatagttaacatctacccatcccatagctaacatctacccatcccatagttaacatctacccaccccatagttaacatctacccatctacccatcccatagttaacatctacccaccccatagttaacatctacccatctacccatcccatagttaacatctacccatcccatagttaacatctacccatcccatagttaacatctacccatcccatagttaacatctacccatcccatagttaacatctacccatcccatagttaacatctacccatcccatagttaacatctacccatctacccatcccatagttaacatctacccatctacccatcccatagttaacatctacccatcccatagttaacatctacccatcccatagttaacatctacccatcccatagctaacatctacccatctacccatcccatagctaacatctacccatcccatagttaacatctacccatctacccatctacccatcccatagttaacatctacccatcccatagttaacatctacccatcccatagttaacatctacccatcccatagttaacatctacccatctacccatcccatagttaacatctacccatctacccatcccatagttaacatctacccatcccatagttaacatctacccatcccatagttaacatctacccatcccatagttaacatctacccatcccatagctaacatctacccatctacccatcccatagttaacatctacccatcccatagttaacatctacccatcccatagttaacatctacccaccccatagttaacatctacccatcccatagttaacatctacccatctacccatcccatagttaacatctacccatcccatagttaacatctacccatctacccatctacccatcccatagttaacatctacccatagttaacatctacccatcccatagttaacatctacccaccccatagttaacatctacccatcccatagttgacatctacccatctacccatctacccaccccatagttaacatctacccatagttaacatctacccatcccatagttaacatctacccatcccatagctaACATATCTCAATTCCTTCTTTATCATGTTTTAATCACTCTACAAGTTATGGCTTCATTTTGTCTGTGTGATGATTCaggttacctctctctgtctctctctttacctctctctgtctctctctttacctctctctgtctttacctctgtctctctctttacctctctctctgtctttacctccctctctgtctttacctctctctgtctctctctttacctctctctgtctttacctctctctgtctctctctttacctctctctgtctctctctttacctctctctgtctctctctttacctctctctgtctttacctctctctgtctctctctttacctctctctgtctctctctttacctctctctgtctctctctttacctctctctgtctctctctttacctctctctgtctctctctttacctctctctctgtctctctctttacctctctctctctctctgtctttacctctctctctctctctctctctttacctctctctgtctctctttacctctctctgtctctctttacctctctctgtctctctcttacctctctctgtctctctctctgtctctctttacctctctctgtctctctttacctctctctgtctctctttacctctctctgtctctctttacctctctctgtctctctctttacctctctctgtctctctctttacctctctctgtctctgtctttacctctctctctgtctttacctctctctctgtctttacctctctctgtctttacctctctctctgtctttacctctctctgtctttacctctctctctgtctctctttacctctctctgtctctctttacctctctctctctctgtctttacctctctctgtctctgtctttacctctctctctgtctttacctctctctgtctttacctctctctgtctttctctctctctctctttacccctctctctctctgtctttacctctctctctgtctttacctctctctctgtcttttacctctctctgtctctctctttacctctctctgtctctctctttacctctctctgtctctgtctttacctctctctctgtctttacctctctctctgtctttacctctctctgtctttacctctctctctgtctctctctttacctctctctgtcttttacctctctctgtctctctctttgcctctctctgtctctgtctttacctccctctctgtctttacctctctctctgtctttacctctctctgtctctctctttacctctctctctctctctctctttacctctctctgtcttttacctctctctgtctctctctttacctctctctgtctctgtctttacctctctctctgtctttacctctctctgtctctctctttacctctctctgtctctctctttacctctctctctctctgtctttacctctctctgtctctgtctttacctctctctgtctttacctctctctgtctctctctttacctctctctctgtctctctctttacctctctctgtctttacctctctctgtctctctctttacctctctctctctgtctttacctctctctctgtctttacctctctctctgtcttttacctctctctgtctctctctttacctctctctgtctctctctttacctctctctgtctctctctttacctctctctgtctctgtctttacctctctctctgtctttacctctctctctgtctttacctctctctgtctttacctctctctctgtctctctctttacctctctctctgtctctctctttacctctctctgtctctgtctttacctccctctctctctttttctctctctctgtctttacctctctctctctctctctttacctctctctgtctctctctttacctctctctctgtctctctctttacctctctctgtctctgtctttacctccctctctctctttttctctctctctctctttacctctctctctctgtctttacctctctctgtctctctttacctctctctctctctgtctttacctctctctgtctctctttacctctctctgtctttacctctctctctccatgtttctaaatctatctccctctcctccctccatcttcccactttctctctctctccctccctctctccatcgcaGGCCGCATCCCTGACAGCCTAAGAAACTGTGTGAATAAGGAGTTCTTTGTGACCACAGGACCGTGGGCAGTAATGGACCAGCAAGGTGTCCACCCAGAGCTCAATGGCACCGCCTACAGGTAGGCTGAGGAAGCATAGCGACAAGTGTGACATCGACTGTGTGTGTTTTGCTTCAGGATgatcccttacacacacacacacacacacacacacacacacacacacacacacacacacacacacacacacacacacacacacacacacacacacacacacacacacacacacacatatatacatatacacacacacacacacacacacacacacacacacacacacacacacacacacacacacacacacacacacacacacacacacacacacacacacacacacacacacacacacacacacacacacacaaacacacacacacacatacatacacacacacacacacacatacatacatacatacacacatacacacacatacacacacacatcatgttaCACTCCTTccagtaggttttaactccaaacctgttcctggagagataccctccttcctgtaggttttaactccaaacctgttcctggagagataccctccttcctgtaggttttaactccaaacctgttcctggagagataccctccttcctgtaggttttaactccaaacctgttcctggagagataccctccttcctgtaggttttaactccaaacctgttcctggagagataccctccttcctgtaggttttagctccaaccctgttcctggagaaagaccctcctgtaggttttaactccaaccctgttcctggagagataccctcctgtaggttttaactccaaccctgttcctggagagataccctcctgtaggttttaactccaaccctgttcctggagagataccatttTAACAGGACAGCTCAAGTAACAGGACAGCTGtagtaacagggtctagtaacagggtaacagggtctagtaacatgGTAACAGGGTCAAGTAActgggtaacagggtctagtaacagggtaacagggtctagtaacagggtaacagggtctagtaacagggtaacagggtctagtaacagggtaacagggtaacagggtctagtaacagggtaacagggtctagtaacagggtaacagggtaacagggtctagtaacagggtaacagggtctagtaacagggtaacagggtctagtatcagggtaacagggtctagtaacagggtaacagggtctagtatcagggtaacagggtctagtaacagggtaacagggtctcgtaacagggtaacagggtaacagggtctagtaacagggtaacagggtctagtaacagggtaacagggtctcgtaacagggtaacagggtaacagggtctagtaacagggtaacagggtctagtaacagggtaacagggtctagtaacagggtaacagggtctagtaacagggtaacagggtctagtaacagggtaacagggtctagtaacagggtctagtaacagggtctagtaacagggtaacagggtctagtaacagggtaacagggtctagtaacagggtaacagggtctagtaacagggtaacagggtctagtaacagggtctagtaacagggtaacagggtaacagggtctagtaacagggtagcagggtctAGTAacggggtaacagggtctagtaacagggtaacagggtagcagggtctagtaacagggtaacagggtctagtaacagggtaacagggtctagtaacagggtaacagggtctagtaacagggtaacaggttctagtaacagggtctagtaacagggtctagtaacagggtaacaggg
Protein-coding regions in this window:
- the LOC124025628 gene encoding C-terminal-binding protein 2-like isoform X2, producing MRQGAFLVNAARGGLVDEKALAQALKEGRIRGAALDVHEIEPFSFATGPLKDAPNLICTPHTAWYSEQASLEMREAAATEIRRAISGRIPDSLRNCVNKEFFVTTGPWAVMDQQGVHPELNGTAYSQANQTLHALTTGVPQDKM